One genomic segment of Streptomyces sp. RerS4 includes these proteins:
- a CDS encoding sugar ABC transporter substrate-binding protein codes for MGAVLAAVLGASLAGCSSTGGKRAEERAKAAQAGRPAVSTPRWTFAMVTHAGDGDTFWDIVQKGAKEAAAKDNINFVYSHDDQAQQQAQFVQNAIDQKVDGLIVSLAKPDALKDVIGKAVKAGIPVVTVNSGSAQSAAYGALTHIGQDEEIAGEAVGTELTKRGRKKAVCVLHEQGNVGHEQRCAGAKKTFGGTLENLYVEGTNMPSVQAAIQAKLQADPSVDAIVTLGAPFAPTAVKAKGAAGSTAEVDTFDLNESVARDLKSGALGFAVDQQPYLQGYEAVDLLWLHRYNADVLGGGRPVLTGPQIVTATEAGTLEEYIKRGTR; via the coding sequence GTGGGCGCGGTGCTCGCGGCGGTACTGGGAGCCTCCCTCGCGGGTTGCAGCAGCACGGGCGGCAAGCGCGCCGAGGAGCGGGCGAAGGCGGCCCAGGCGGGCCGACCCGCCGTCTCCACGCCGCGCTGGACCTTCGCGATGGTCACCCACGCGGGCGACGGCGACACCTTCTGGGACATCGTGCAGAAGGGCGCCAAGGAGGCCGCGGCGAAGGACAACATCAACTTCGTCTACTCCCACGACGACCAGGCGCAGCAGCAGGCACAGTTCGTGCAGAACGCGATCGACCAGAAGGTCGACGGGCTCATCGTCAGCCTCGCCAAGCCCGACGCCCTCAAGGACGTCATCGGCAAGGCCGTCAAGGCGGGCATCCCCGTGGTGACCGTCAACTCCGGATCCGCCCAGTCGGCCGCGTACGGCGCCCTGACCCACATCGGGCAGGACGAGGAGATCGCGGGCGAGGCCGTCGGCACCGAGCTGACCAAGCGCGGCCGCAAGAAGGCCGTGTGCGTCCTGCACGAGCAGGGCAACGTCGGCCACGAGCAGCGCTGCGCCGGGGCGAAGAAGACGTTCGGCGGCACCCTGGAGAACCTCTACGTCGAGGGCACCAACATGCCCTCCGTCCAGGCGGCCATCCAGGCCAAGCTCCAGGCCGACCCGTCCGTCGACGCGATCGTCACCCTCGGCGCCCCCTTCGCCCCCACCGCGGTCAAGGCGAAGGGCGCGGCGGGCAGCACGGCCGAGGTGGACACCTTCGACCTCAACGAGTCCGTCGCCCGGGACCTGAAGTCCGGCGCGCTGGGCTTCGCCGTGGACCAGCAGCCCTACCTCCAGGGGTACGAGGCCGTGGACCTGCTGTGGCTCCACCGCTACAACGCCGACGTCCTCGGGGGCGGCCGGCCGGTGCTGACCGGCCCGCAGATCGTCACCGCCACCGAGGCGGGCACGCTGGAGGAGTACATCAAGCGGGGCACCCGATGA
- a CDS encoding ABC transporter permease, whose product MSAAPAPTAPSPAADERLAPASLVRRLLGRPELGAVVGAIAVFVFFSFAADSFLRASSLSTILYSASTIGIMAVPVAMLMIGGEFDLSAGVMVTTSALLSSMFSYQMTANVWVGVGVSLLVTLAIGFFNGFMLTRTKLPSFIITLGTFLMLTGLNLGFTKLISGSVSTKTIADMEGFSSARALFASQWNVGSVTLKVTILWWLALVVVATWILLRTRAGNWIFAVGGGADAARATGVPVIKTRIGLYMGVALCAWISGQHILFSFDVVQSGEGVGNEFLYIIAAVIGGCLMTGGYGSAIGSAVGAFIFGMTSNGIVYAQWNPDWFKFFLGGMLLLATLLNAWVRKRAEAK is encoded by the coding sequence ATGAGCGCTGCCCCCGCCCCCACCGCACCTTCCCCCGCCGCCGACGAACGCCTCGCCCCGGCCTCCCTCGTACGCCGGCTGCTGGGCCGCCCCGAGCTGGGCGCCGTCGTCGGCGCGATCGCCGTCTTCGTCTTCTTCTCCTTCGCCGCCGACAGCTTCCTGCGGGCCTCCAGCCTGAGCACGATCCTGTACTCCGCCTCCACCATCGGGATCATGGCGGTCCCCGTCGCGATGCTGATGATCGGCGGCGAGTTCGACCTGTCCGCCGGTGTCATGGTCACCACGTCGGCGCTGCTCAGCTCGATGTTCAGCTACCAGATGACCGCCAACGTGTGGGTCGGTGTCGGGGTGTCCCTGCTGGTCACCCTGGCCATCGGCTTCTTCAACGGGTTCATGCTGACCCGCACCAAGCTGCCGAGCTTCATCATCACGCTCGGCACCTTCCTGATGCTGACCGGCCTGAACCTCGGCTTCACCAAGCTGATCAGCGGATCCGTCTCCACCAAGACCATCGCCGACATGGAGGGCTTCTCCTCCGCCCGCGCGCTCTTCGCCTCGCAGTGGAACGTCGGCTCGGTCACCCTGAAGGTCACCATCCTGTGGTGGCTGGCGCTCGTGGTCGTCGCCACCTGGATCCTGCTGCGCACGCGCGCCGGCAACTGGATCTTCGCCGTGGGCGGCGGCGCGGACGCGGCCCGCGCGACGGGCGTGCCCGTGATCAAGACCCGGATCGGGCTCTACATGGGCGTCGCGCTGTGCGCCTGGATCTCCGGGCAGCACATCCTCTTCTCCTTCGACGTCGTCCAGTCCGGCGAGGGCGTCGGCAACGAGTTCCTCTACATCATCGCGGCCGTCATCGGCGGCTGTCTGATGACCGGCGGCTACGGCTCCGCCATCGGTTCGGCCGTCGGCGCCTTCATCTTCGGCATGACCAGCAACGGCATCGTGTACGCCCAGTGGAACCCCGACTGGTTCAAGTTCTTCCTCGGCGGCATGTTGCTGCTGGCCACCCTCCTCAACGCGTGGGTGCGCAAGCGGGCGGAGGCGAAGTGA
- a CDS encoding ATP-binding cassette domain-containing protein has product MNTTLVKLTDVSKHYGNIRALQGVSLEVSAGEITCVLGDNGAGKSTLIKIIAGLHRHDAGTFEIEGEETVLANPRAALDRGIATVYQDLAVVPLMPVWRNFFLGSEPTKGRGPFRRLDVEFMRETTRAELLRMGIDLRDVDQPIGTLSGGERQCVAIARAVYFGAKVLVLDEPTAALGVKQSGVVLKYVAAARDAGLGVVLITHNPHHAHLVGDRFVLLKRGTMAGSHTRDSITLDELTRQMAGGSELDELSHELERVAESGPHTSAGAATAPAAETSDHASDRDDTTR; this is encoded by the coding sequence GTGAACACGACACTCGTGAAGCTGACCGACGTCAGCAAGCACTACGGCAACATCCGCGCCCTCCAGGGGGTCTCCCTGGAGGTGTCCGCGGGCGAGATCACCTGCGTGCTCGGCGACAACGGCGCCGGGAAGTCCACCCTCATCAAGATCATCGCGGGCCTGCACCGGCACGACGCCGGCACCTTCGAGATCGAGGGGGAGGAGACCGTCCTCGCCAACCCCCGCGCCGCCCTCGACCGCGGCATCGCCACCGTCTACCAGGACCTCGCGGTCGTGCCCCTCATGCCGGTCTGGCGCAACTTCTTCCTCGGCTCCGAGCCCACCAAGGGCCGCGGCCCCTTCCGCCGCCTCGACGTGGAGTTCATGCGCGAGACCACCCGCGCCGAGCTGCTGCGCATGGGCATCGACCTGCGCGACGTCGACCAGCCGATCGGCACCCTGTCCGGCGGGGAGCGGCAGTGCGTGGCCATCGCCCGCGCCGTGTACTTCGGCGCGAAGGTCCTCGTCCTGGACGAGCCCACCGCCGCCCTCGGCGTCAAGCAGTCCGGCGTGGTCCTCAAGTACGTCGCCGCCGCCCGCGACGCCGGTCTGGGGGTCGTCCTGATCACCCACAACCCGCACCACGCGCACCTGGTCGGGGACCGTTTCGTCCTCCTCAAGCGCGGCACCATGGCCGGCAGCCACACCCGGGACTCGATCACCCTGGACGAGCTGACCCGGCAGATGGCGGGCGGCTCGGAGCTGGACGAGCTGAGCCACGAGCTGGAGCGGGTGGCAGAATCAGGACCGCACACCTCCGCCGGCGCCGCCACGGCCCCCGCCGCCGAGACCTCCGACCACGCCTCCGACAGGGACGACACGACTCGATGA
- a CDS encoding ROK family glucokinase, whose translation MSTYRDFTLAHRGAARGTVLRTVGTRERRSLLTAPRVPTVGIDIGGTKVMAGVVDADGVILEKIRTETPDKSKSPKVVEDTIVELVLDLSDRHDVHAVGIGAAGWVDADRSRVLFAPHLAWRDEPLRDALQSRLAVPVMVDNDANTAAWAEWRFGAGRGEDHLVMITLGTGIGGAILEGGQVKRGKFGVAGEFGHMQVVPGGHRCPCGNRGCWEQYSSGNALVREARELAAADSPVAYNIIARVGGNVHEITGPLITELAREGDAMCVELLQDIGQWLGIGIANLAAALDPSCFVIGGGVSAADDLLIGPARDAFRRHLTGRGYRPEARIAKAQLGPEAGMVGAADLARLVARRFRRATRRRVERYERYERYAQQLGRRDPARPQDQEQQ comes from the coding sequence ATGAGCACGTACCGGGACTTCACGCTCGCCCACCGGGGGGCGGCGCGAGGCACCGTCCTGCGGACCGTCGGGACCCGTGAGCGCCGTTCGCTGCTGACCGCCCCGCGCGTCCCGACCGTCGGCATCGACATCGGCGGCACCAAGGTGATGGCCGGCGTCGTCGACGCCGACGGGGTCATCCTGGAGAAGATCCGCACCGAGACCCCCGACAAGTCCAAGAGCCCCAAGGTCGTCGAGGACACCATCGTCGAGCTGGTCCTGGACCTCTCCGACCGGCACGACGTCCACGCCGTGGGCATCGGCGCCGCCGGCTGGGTCGACGCGGACCGCTCCCGCGTCCTGTTCGCCCCGCACCTCGCCTGGCGCGACGAGCCCCTGCGCGACGCCCTCCAGTCCCGCCTCGCGGTCCCGGTCATGGTCGACAACGATGCCAACACCGCCGCCTGGGCCGAATGGCGCTTCGGCGCCGGCCGTGGCGAGGACCACCTCGTCATGATCACCCTGGGCACCGGCATCGGCGGGGCCATCCTGGAGGGTGGCCAGGTCAAGCGCGGCAAGTTCGGGGTGGCCGGCGAGTTCGGCCACATGCAGGTCGTCCCCGGCGGGCACCGCTGCCCCTGCGGCAACCGCGGCTGTTGGGAGCAGTACAGCTCCGGCAACGCCCTGGTCCGCGAGGCCCGCGAGCTGGCCGCCGCCGACTCCCCGGTCGCGTACAACATCATCGCCCGCGTCGGCGGCAACGTCCACGAGATCACCGGCCCGCTCATCACCGAGCTGGCCCGCGAGGGCGACGCCATGTGCGTCGAGCTCCTCCAGGACATCGGCCAGTGGCTCGGCATCGGCATCGCCAACCTCGCCGCCGCCCTGGACCCGTCCTGCTTCGTCATCGGCGGAGGCGTCAGCGCCGCCGACGACCTGTTGATCGGCCCCGCCCGCGACGCCTTCCGCCGCCACCTCACCGGCCGCGGTTACCGCCCCGAGGCCCGTATCGCCAAGGCCCAGCTCGGCCCCGAGGCCGGCATGGTCGGCGCCGCCGACCTCGCCCGCCTCGTCGCCCGCCGCTTCCGCCGCGCCACCCGCCGCCGCGTCGAGCGCTACGAACGGTACGAGCGCTACGCGCAGCAGCTGGGCCGGCGCGACCCCGCCCGCCCCCAGGACCAGGAACAGCAGTGA
- a CDS encoding MBL fold metallo-hydrolase: MKLTKRLHSCVQLEKDGRTLVIDPGAFSEPDAGLGADALLVTHEHPDHFDEGRLRAALDANPAAGLWTLRSVAEKLAPAYPGRVHTVGHGDAFTAAGFEVHVHGELHAVIHPDIPRVTNVGYLVEGSLFHPGDALTVPGVPVETLMLPVHAPWNKIAEVIDYVREVKPSRAIDIHDAYLADIARPIYDKALDGLGGAPHSRLGAGESAAI, encoded by the coding sequence ATGAAGCTCACCAAACGGCTGCACTCCTGCGTCCAGTTGGAGAAGGACGGGCGCACCCTCGTCATCGACCCGGGCGCCTTCAGCGAACCGGACGCGGGCCTCGGCGCCGACGCCCTGCTCGTCACGCACGAGCACCCGGACCACTTCGACGAGGGCCGACTGCGCGCCGCCCTCGACGCGAACCCGGCGGCCGGCCTGTGGACCCTGCGCAGCGTCGCCGAGAAGCTCGCCCCCGCCTACCCGGGCCGGGTGCACACCGTGGGGCACGGCGACGCCTTCACCGCCGCCGGCTTCGAGGTCCACGTGCACGGCGAACTGCACGCCGTGATCCACCCGGACATCCCCCGCGTCACGAACGTCGGCTACCTCGTCGAGGGTTCCCTCTTCCACCCCGGAGACGCCCTGACCGTACCGGGCGTACCGGTGGAGACGCTGATGCTGCCCGTGCACGCCCCGTGGAACAAGATCGCCGAGGTGATCGACTACGTCCGCGAGGTCAAGCCGTCGCGGGCGATCGACATCCACGACGCCTACCTCGCCGACATCGCCCGACCCATCTACGACAAGGCCCTCGACGGCCTCGGCGGCGCCCCGCACAGCCGCCTCGGGGCGGGCGAGAGCGCCGCGATCTGA
- a CDS encoding exodeoxyribonuclease III: MRIATYNVNSITARLPRLLAWLESSGTDVLCVQETKCSAEQFPTEQLRELGYESAVHATGRWNGVALLSRVGLEDVGLGLPGGPDYEGVQEPRAISATCGGVRVWSVYVPNGREVAHDHYGYKLQWFRALTTAIAEDAAGPRPFAVLGDFNVAPTDEDVYDPAVFAGLTHVTPDERAALEALREAGLSDVVPRALKYDRPYTFWDYRMLAFPKNRGMRIDLVYGNAPFAKAVKDAYVDREERKGKGASDHAPVVVDLDLDL, from the coding sequence ATGCGTATCGCCACGTACAACGTCAACTCGATCACCGCCCGGCTGCCGCGCCTGCTCGCCTGGCTGGAGAGCTCCGGTACGGACGTCCTGTGCGTCCAGGAGACGAAGTGCTCGGCCGAGCAGTTCCCGACCGAGCAGCTGCGCGAGCTGGGCTACGAGTCGGCCGTCCACGCCACCGGCCGGTGGAACGGCGTCGCCCTGCTGTCGCGCGTCGGGCTGGAGGACGTGGGTCTCGGCCTGCCCGGCGGCCCGGACTACGAGGGCGTGCAGGAGCCCCGCGCGATCTCCGCCACCTGCGGCGGGGTGCGCGTCTGGTCGGTGTACGTACCCAACGGCCGCGAGGTGGCCCACGACCACTACGGCTACAAGCTCCAGTGGTTCCGCGCCCTGACCACCGCCATCGCCGAGGACGCGGCGGGCCCGCGCCCCTTCGCGGTGCTCGGCGACTTCAACGTGGCCCCGACCGACGAGGACGTCTACGACCCGGCGGTCTTCGCGGGGCTCACCCACGTCACCCCCGACGAGCGGGCGGCCCTGGAGGCCCTGCGCGAGGCCGGACTGTCCGACGTCGTGCCGAGGGCCCTCAAGTACGACCGGCCCTACACCTTCTGGGACTACCGCATGCTCGCCTTCCCGAAGAACAGGGGCATGCGCATCGACCTGGTCTACGGCAACGCCCCCTTCGCCAAGGCGGTCAAGGACGCCTACGTCGACCGCGAGGAGCGCAAGGGCAAGGGCGCCTCCGACCACGCCCCCGTCGTCGTGGACCTCGACCTCGACCTCTGA
- a CDS encoding DUF6278 family protein, with product MNIPFLAHWLNRHETEQGAGLGGALADDPEGVAELFSECEMLRSQARAAGLELDQTPASLEALDQLMPRWRRDPEAVPWLGNDAGFYLGTVIVRSIPGAVWRIWPNGQPVIRLLSGRELNVVESGVSWAMTGSPELSQAYAEASEG from the coding sequence ATGAACATCCCCTTCCTGGCCCACTGGCTGAACCGGCACGAAACGGAACAGGGTGCGGGGCTCGGCGGCGCCCTCGCGGACGATCCCGAGGGGGTCGCCGAGCTGTTCTCGGAGTGCGAGATGCTGCGGTCCCAGGCGAGGGCGGCGGGGCTGGAACTCGACCAAACCCCCGCCTCGTTGGAGGCGCTCGACCAGCTGATGCCCCGCTGGCGGCGTGATCCCGAGGCCGTGCCCTGGCTGGGCAACGACGCCGGTTTCTACCTCGGGACCGTGATCGTGCGCAGCATCCCCGGGGCGGTGTGGCGGATCTGGCCGAACGGTCAGCCGGTGATCAGGCTGCTGTCGGGGCGGGAGCTCAACGTGGTGGAGTCCGGGGTGTCCTGGGCGATGACCGGCTCCCCCGAGCTCAGCCAGGCGTACGCCGAGGCCTCCGAGGGCTGA
- a CDS encoding amino acid ABC transporter ATP-binding protein, which translates to MAVDPLIELRDVNKHYGALHVLQDINLTVGRGEVVVVIGPSGSGKSTLCRTINRLETIESGTIVLDGRPLPAEGKELAQLRAEVGMVFQSFNLFAHKTVLANVSLAQIKVRKRKKEDADKRSRELLERVGLASQAEKYPAQLSGGQQQRVAIARALAMNPKALLFDEPTSALDPEMINEVLEVMQQLAADGMTMVVVTHEMGFARSAANRVVFMADGRIVEDRTPEDFFTAPESERARDFLSKILKH; encoded by the coding sequence ATGGCCGTCGATCCTTTGATCGAGCTGCGGGACGTCAACAAGCACTACGGGGCGCTGCACGTCCTCCAGGACATCAACCTCACCGTCGGCCGCGGAGAGGTGGTGGTCGTCATCGGCCCCTCCGGCTCCGGGAAGTCGACCCTGTGCCGGACCATCAACCGGCTGGAGACCATCGAATCCGGGACGATCGTCCTCGACGGCCGCCCCCTGCCCGCCGAGGGCAAGGAACTGGCCCAGCTGCGCGCCGAGGTCGGCATGGTCTTCCAGTCCTTCAACCTCTTCGCGCACAAGACCGTCCTGGCGAACGTCTCCCTCGCCCAGATCAAGGTCAGGAAGCGCAAGAAGGAGGACGCGGACAAGCGCTCCCGGGAACTCCTGGAGCGCGTCGGCCTCGCGAGTCAGGCCGAGAAGTACCCCGCCCAGCTCTCCGGCGGTCAGCAGCAGCGCGTCGCCATCGCCCGCGCACTCGCCATGAACCCCAAGGCGCTGCTCTTCGACGAGCCCACCTCCGCCCTCGACCCCGAGATGATCAACGAGGTGCTGGAGGTCATGCAGCAGCTCGCCGCCGACGGCATGACCATGGTCGTCGTCACCCACGAGATGGGCTTCGCCCGCTCCGCCGCCAACCGCGTCGTCTTCATGGCGGACGGTCGGATCGTCGAGGACCGGACCCCGGAGGACTTCTTCACCGCTCCCGAGAGCGAGCGGGCCCGGGACTTCCTCTCCAAGATCCTCAAGCACTGA
- a CDS encoding glutamate ABC transporter substrate-binding protein yields the protein MKHIRALSAALLPLLLAVSLVACGKPGSPPVKGPQPEDLPVYKVSADFRLPQSRTWEKAKRRGRLVVGVKEDQPYLGEKDPASGRYSGFDIEIAKMLAASLGFDPKTIEFKTIASANRETALQNGQIDYYVGTYTINDNRKKQVGFAGPYFMAGQSLLVRRDEKDIDGPDDLAGKKVCSAAGSTPYQRLQREYPKAVLVAYDTYSVCVDNLLTYQVDAVSTDDSILLGYAAKVPEELKVVGTPFSKEPYGIGVPRADNALRLALDDALEAHEKNGDWKKAYEATLGLSGVPAPTPPPIDRYPAS from the coding sequence ATGAAGCACATTCGCGCCCTGTCGGCCGCCCTGCTCCCGCTGCTGCTGGCCGTCTCCCTGGTGGCCTGCGGCAAGCCCGGCAGCCCGCCCGTCAAGGGGCCGCAGCCCGAGGACCTGCCCGTCTACAAGGTGTCCGCCGACTTCCGGCTGCCGCAGTCGCGTACCTGGGAGAAGGCCAAGAGGCGCGGCCGGCTCGTCGTCGGCGTCAAGGAGGACCAGCCGTACCTGGGGGAGAAGGACCCCGCGTCCGGCCGCTACTCCGGCTTCGACATCGAGATCGCCAAGATGCTCGCCGCCTCGCTCGGCTTCGACCCGAAGACGATCGAGTTCAAGACGATCGCCTCCGCGAACCGCGAGACCGCCCTCCAGAACGGCCAGATCGACTACTACGTGGGCACCTACACGATCAACGACAACCGCAAGAAGCAGGTCGGCTTCGCAGGGCCCTACTTCATGGCCGGTCAATCCCTGCTGGTGCGCCGCGACGAGAAGGACATCGACGGCCCCGACGACCTCGCGGGCAAGAAGGTCTGCTCCGCCGCCGGCTCCACCCCCTACCAGCGGCTCCAGCGCGAATACCCCAAGGCCGTCCTGGTCGCCTACGACACCTACTCCGTGTGCGTGGACAACCTGCTGACCTACCAGGTCGACGCCGTCTCCACCGACGACTCCATCCTCCTCGGCTACGCCGCCAAGGTCCCCGAGGAACTCAAGGTCGTCGGCACCCCCTTCTCCAAGGAGCCCTACGGCATCGGCGTCCCGCGCGCCGACAACGCCCTGCGCCTCGCCCTCGACGACGCCCTGGAGGCACACGAGAAGAACGGCGACTGGAAGAAGGCCTACGAGGCCACCCTCGGCCTGTCCGGCGTGCCGGCCCCCACCCCACCACCCATCGACCGCTACCCGGCGAGCTGA
- a CDS encoding amino acid ABC transporter permease produces the protein MDVLTENFSLYGKGFLGTVELTVYASLLALFLGFLMAAFRVAPVGSFRVFGTVWVAVLRNTPLTLLFFAVLLGLPRFGLVLPFKVFAVLALGCYTSAFICEALRSGINTVPKGQGEAARSLGMSFTQTLGDVVLPQAFRSVIPPVGSTLIALAKNSAIAGAFSVTELLGTYKTLNELGYSIIWTFIWIAVGYLIITLTISALFNVLEKRYGVAR, from the coding sequence ATGGACGTACTCACCGAGAACTTCTCCCTCTACGGGAAGGGCTTCCTCGGCACCGTCGAACTCACCGTCTACGCCTCCCTGCTGGCCCTCTTCCTCGGCTTCCTGATGGCCGCCTTCCGCGTCGCACCCGTCGGCTCCTTCCGCGTCTTCGGCACGGTCTGGGTGGCCGTGCTGCGCAACACCCCGCTCACCCTGCTCTTCTTCGCCGTCCTGCTGGGCCTGCCGCGCTTCGGCCTCGTACTGCCGTTCAAGGTCTTCGCCGTCCTCGCGCTGGGCTGCTACACCTCGGCGTTCATCTGCGAGGCGCTGCGTTCGGGCATCAACACCGTGCCCAAGGGGCAGGGCGAGGCGGCCCGTAGCCTCGGCATGTCCTTCACACAGACCCTGGGCGACGTGGTGCTGCCGCAGGCCTTCCGCTCCGTCATCCCGCCCGTCGGCTCGACCCTGATCGCCCTGGCGAAGAACTCGGCGATCGCCGGCGCCTTCAGCGTCACCGAGCTGCTCGGCACGTACAAGACCCTCAACGAACTCGGCTACAGCATCATCTGGACCTTCATCTGGATCGCCGTGGGTTACCTCATCATCACCCTGACCATCAGCGCCCTGTTCAACGTGCTGGAGAAGCGCTACGGAGTCGCCCGATGA
- a CDS encoding amino acid ABC transporter permease, with protein MTTHALHGDLESTALYDIPGPQAQRRHFLYGILSTALILGLLAWILYLLFDTRQFTAAKWSPFTYEGIQELLLQGLGNTLKAFAYASLLSLALGAVLATGRLSVHRPVRWLATLFVEFFRAMPVLVMIFFIFVALKVQPLPALVAGLTLYNGSVLAEVFRTGINSVDKGQREAAYALGMRKTQVMTFVLAPQGVRAMLPTIISQLVVALKDTSLGFLVTYEEFLHAGKLIASNLDYDLPFIPVVMIISPIYIGMCMLLSWFATWVARRERRSLKTRAVEVADAEPQTVLPGR; from the coding sequence ATGACCACGCACGCGCTCCACGGGGACCTGGAGTCCACCGCCCTCTACGACATCCCCGGCCCGCAGGCCCAGCGCCGCCACTTCCTCTACGGGATCCTCTCCACCGCCCTGATCCTCGGCCTCCTGGCGTGGATCCTCTACCTGCTCTTCGACACCCGGCAGTTCACCGCCGCCAAATGGTCCCCCTTCACCTACGAGGGCATTCAGGAGCTGCTCCTTCAGGGGCTCGGCAACACCCTCAAGGCCTTCGCGTACGCCTCGCTGCTCTCACTGGCGCTGGGCGCGGTGCTCGCGACGGGCCGGCTGTCGGTCCACCGGCCGGTGCGGTGGCTCGCGACCCTGTTCGTGGAGTTCTTCCGCGCCATGCCCGTACTGGTGATGATCTTCTTCATCTTCGTGGCGCTGAAGGTCCAGCCGCTGCCCGCCCTGGTCGCGGGGCTGACCCTGTACAACGGCTCGGTGCTGGCCGAGGTCTTCCGTACGGGGATCAACTCCGTCGACAAGGGGCAGCGCGAGGCGGCGTACGCGCTCGGCATGCGCAAGACGCAGGTGATGACCTTCGTCCTCGCGCCGCAGGGCGTGCGCGCGATGCTGCCCACCATCATCAGTCAGCTGGTGGTCGCGCTGAAGGACACCTCGCTCGGCTTCCTGGTCACCTATGAGGAGTTCCTCCACGCGGGCAAGCTGATCGCCTCGAACCTCGACTACGACCTGCCCTTCATCCCCGTGGTGATGATCATTTCGCCGATCTACATCGGCATGTGCATGTTGCTGTCCTGGTTCGCCACCTGGGTGGCCCGCCGTGAGCGCCGCAGCCTCAAGACGCGGGCGGTCGAGGTCGCGGACGCCGAGCCGCAAACGGTGCTGCCCGGTCGGTGA